From the Lolium rigidum isolate FL_2022 chromosome 2, APGP_CSIRO_Lrig_0.1, whole genome shotgun sequence genome, one window contains:
- the LOC124689857 gene encoding mitotic spindle checkpoint protein BUBR1-like, with the protein MAAAAAAAGELAALDVETLALWGVGAETAPVAECGEWETFKENVRPLKRGRNVALLNSALKAHADPAQRAALLAERRRRIEAIEEYQGEDPLQPWVDCIKWVQESFPAGGEFSGLVVIYEQCVRAFWHDERYKDDLRYLKVWLEYAGNCADAEVIFRFLEANQIGEGHAVFYIRYASLMESKNKLKKADEIFNLGMARKAKPVEKLETTYRAFLRRSTRKKEHEDDTASEDQPVRRFGRDVNRGDTRGQPMENSHLLAKPRALQRINVNAPISVYKENPLPSQGLDRTRSKDRAWNTLGTQADRNKENNMMPARWTSHKIPPKVAARPAVQSARVSSIEVFVDEECAEEPAPPQVPKSPKPSVLKLRLATSKNLKKETELLKENPLRNFPLSSLR; encoded by the exons atggcggcggcggcggcggcggcgggagagctGGCGGCGCTCGACGTGGAGACTCTGGCGCTGTGGGGGGTAGGAGCTGAGACGGCGCCGGTGGCAGAGTGCGGCGAGTGGGAGACGTTCAAGGAGAACGTGCGGCCGCTGAAGCGAGGGCGCAACGTCGCCCTCCTCAACAGCGCCCTCAAGGCGCACGCCGACCCCGCCCAGCGCGCCGCGCTCCTCGCGGAACGAAG GAGGAGGATCGAAGCAATCGAAGAGTACCAAGGCGAAGATCCCCTCCAGCCGTGGGTAGA CTGCATCAAATGGGTTCAGGAGTCGTTCCCGGCGGGCGGGGAATTCTCAGGCCTCGTGGTGATCTACGAGCAGTGCGTGCGTGCCTTCTGGCACGATGAGCGGTACAAGGATGATCTCCGGTACCTCAAAGTGTGGCTAGAATAT GCTGGGAATTGCGCTGATGCTGAGGTGATCTTCAGGTTCCTGGAGGCCAACCAGATTGGTGAGGGCCATGCTGTTTTCTACATCCGTTATGCGTCGCTGATGGAGTCAAAGAACAAGCTAAAGAAAGCTGACGAGATTTTCAACCTTGGAATGGCTAG AAAAGCAAAGCCTGTGGAGAAGTTGGAAACTACGTACAGGGCATTTCTTCGGAGATCGACCAGAAAGAAGGAACACGAG GATGATACAGCAAGTGAGGATCAGCCAGTACGTAGATTCGGTCGCGACGTGAACCGTGGTGATACCA GAGGTCAGCCTATGGAGAATTCCCATCTGTTGGCAAAACCTAGGGCGCTGCAAAG GATCAATGTCAATGCGCCTATTTCGGTTTACAAAGAAAATCCATTGCCAAGTCAGGGCCTTGACAGAACTAGGAGCAAAGACAGGGCCTGGAACACCCTTGGAACACAGGCAGATAGAAACAAAGAAAATAACATGATGCCTGCCAGATGGACTTCGCACAAG ATTCCACCAAAGGTAGCAGCACGACCAGCGGTTCAGTCAGCTCGTGTCAGCTCCATTGAGGTCTTTGTAGATGAAGAATGTGCCGA GGAACCAGCTCCACCTCAAGTGCCGAAGAGTCCAAAACCATCTGTTCTGAAGCTTAGGCTAGCAACGAGCAAAAACCTTAAGAA GGAAACTGAATTGCTTAAGGAGAACCCGCTGCGCAACTTCCCGCTGAGCAGCCTTAGATAA
- the LOC124691906 gene encoding brefeldin A-inhibited guanine nucleotide-exchange protein 1-like, whose translation MASPTSPLGGSTPSGRVLGPALDRVIKNAAWRKHSALVAAAKSALDLLSSSSYPPPDPTSPHPSALLGLPVAAAAASLHALILALDSASPKVVDPALDCVAKLLYHRLLLGDIGGAAADDAPASRLLAAVLSCGALNDDAMELATLRVLVAAARCPSIAIRGDGLAQMLKTCYNIYLSSGSSANQLCAKLALAQVLVIVFARVEADSMDVRVQTVLISDMMDMSDRSLNDSSIVLVAQGFINEAMEGSDVPEPGTPVVAVDEADETEEGGMSKIREDGLALFKNLCKLSMKLSTPDNPEDQVLLRGKVLSLELLKMVVDNAGPFWRTNDKYLGAIKQYLCLSLLKNSALSAMSIFQLLCAIFVGLLSRFRSGLKEELGIFFPMLVLRVLENVHQPSFLQKMTVLNLLEKICKESQVLIDIFVNYDCDVDAPNIFERTVNGLLKTALGVPPGATTTLTPAQDQTFRIESVKCLATILRSMGSWMDQQLRIGDFSPKVSEVSLNSIDSPNILIGEDGNGIDYELQSDSYSPDTSDASSLEQRRAYKIELQKGISLFNRKPSKGIDFLTKSKKIGQSPEDVAYFLRNTAGLNATMIGDYLGERDEFPLKVMHAYVDALNFEGMDFGEAIRYYLRGFRLPGEAQKIDRVMEKFAERYCKCNPNSFTSADTAYVLAYSVIMLNTDAHNMMVKDKMSKSDFIRNNRGIDDGKDLPESYLSTLYDQIVKNEIKMSADSSVPQNKQPSSVMKLLGLDNIINLVNWKQAEDKALGANDLLIKNIHEKFKAKSGKSESIFYVITETTILRFMMEVCWAPMMAAFSMTLDQCDDKAATSQCLQGFRSAVHVTSVMCMQTQRDAFVTSVAKFTYLHCVADMKQKNVDAVKAIISIAIEDGDYLQEAWEHVLTCLSRFEHLHLLGEGSPTDASFLTVPLVESEEKTQKSSTTTASKRTNALQNPAVMAAVRGGSYDSITAKNNASPLVTPDQINNFISNINLLDQIGIFELNHIFAHSQRLNSNAIVAFVEALCKVSITELQSPTDPRIFCLTKIVEIAHYNMNRIRLVWSRIWKVLSDFFVSVGLSENLSVAIFVMDSLRQLAMKFLEREELANYNFQNEFLQPFAVVMQKSNASEVRELVVRCVSQMVLSRVNNIKSGWKSVFTVFTAAAADDRKSIVLLAFETMEKIVRDYFPYITETETTTFTDCVKCLITFTSSKFSSDASLNAIAFLRFCAVKLAEEGFVCHDKDTDQQSNNLDSSDGNAVAHKDDHVYFWVPLLAGLARLTADTRPTIRKGAVEVLFDILKDHGQLFSQSFWTNIFESVVYPLFNGEISTPNSQSDSTEDNSWNFETKTVAVKCLVDLYVTFFDVMRPELIRVTSVVTSFIKSPSRQSASIGMSVFQRLTEGLASKLSKDEWKEILLCFKESAAQTFVVFEKIVKMMKDIEIPEKNESYSEAEQYSEHDIYNEDEEEANMETSSYAIVKMKNHMSLQLLIVQGIVKLYETHRRSFCAEHMGIMLEMLSTITSHASEVSSESALLTKFHKSCSLLEVPEPAVIHFENESYQSYLKILQALLHDNPSLSRDMNIESQIMLVSEKILRTYLNCAGHEPSKDASGRDLVVHWALPLGAAKKEELSARTSVVLHVMRLLGGLERECFRRNLPLLFPLLANLIRCEHSSGEVQVALYGIFQSSIGPIISV comes from the exons ATGGCGTCCCCCACGTCGCCGCTcggcggctcgacgccgtcgggcCGCGTGCTCGGCCCGGCGCTGGACCGCGTGATCAAAAACGCCGCGTGGCGGAAGCACTCggcgctcgtcgccgccgccaagtccGCGCTcgacctcctctcctcctcctcctacccgCCGCCGGACCCGACCTCGCCGCACCCCTCCGCGCTCCTCGGCctgcccgtcgccgccgccgccgcctcgctgcACGCGCTCATCCTCGCCCTCGACTCCGCGTCCCCCAAGGTCGTCGACCCGGCGCTCGACTGCGTCGCCAAGCTCCTctaccaccgcctcctcctcggcgacatcggcggggccgccgccgacgacgccccCGCCTCCAGgctcctcgccgccgtcctcTCCTGCGGCGCGCTCAACGACGACGCCATGGAGCTCGCCACCCTCCGCGTGCTCGTCGCCGCCGCGCGCTGCCCCTCCATCGCCATCCGCGGCGACGGCCTCGCCCAGATGCTCAAGACCTGCTACAACATCTACCTCAGCAGCGGCAGCAGCGCCAACCAGCTCTGCGCCAAGCTCGCGCTCGCGCAGGTGCTCGTCATCGTCTTCGCCCGCGTCGAGGCCGACTCCATGGACGTGCGCGTGCAGACCGTGCTCATCAGCGACATGATGGACATGTCTGACCGCAGCTTGAACGACTCCAGCATTGTGCTCGTGGCGCAGGGGTTTATAAACGAGGCCATGGAGGGGAGCGATGTGCCGGAGCCGGGGACCCCCGTTGTGGCGGTAGATGAGGCTGATGAGACCGAGGAGGGGGGGATGAGCAAGATAAGAGAGGATGGGCTGGCATTGTTCAAGAATCTCTGCAAGCTGTCGATGAAGCTCTCAACACCAGATAACCCTGAGGACCAGGTGCTTCTGCGGGGGAAGGTCTTgtctctcgagttgctcaagatgGTTGTGGACAATGCTGGCCCATTCTGGAGAACAAACGATAA GTACCTTGGAGCAATCAAGCAGTATCTTTGTCTGTCATTGTTAAAAAACAGTGCATTGTCAGCAATGAGTATTTTCCAGCTTCTGTGCGCCATATTTGTGGGTTTGCTGTCAAGGTTTAGATCTGGGCTGAAAGAGGAACTTGGAATATTTTTTCCCATGCTTGTCCTAAGGGTTCTTGAGAATGTCCATCAGCCTAGTTTTCTGCAGAAGATGACAGTTCTAAATTTGCTGGAGAAGATCTGTAAAGAATCTCAGGTTCTTATTGATATCTTTGTGAATTATGATTGCGATGTTGATGCACCAAATATTTTTGAGAG GACTGTCAATGGCCTTTTAAAGACTGCTCTAGGGGTTCCTCCTGGAGCTACAACAACATTAACCCCAGCCCAAGACCAAACATTTCGGATTGAGTCAGTCAAGTGCCTTGCAACCATACTCAGATCGATGGGTTCATGGATGGACCAACAGTTGAGAATTGGTGATTTTTCACCCAAAGTTTCTGAAGTTTCTTTAAATTCGATAGACAGTCCCAACATCCTTATTGGAGAAGATGGGAATGGAATTGATTATGAACTGCAATCCGACTCTTATAGCCCAGACACATCTGATGCTTCCTCGCTTGAACAGCGTCGTGCTTATAAAATAGAACTTCAG AAAGGAATTTCCTTGTTTAACAGAAAACCATCTAAGGGTATTGATTTCCTCACTAAAAGCAAGAAGATAGGCCAATCCCCAGAAGATGTTGCTTATTTCTTGAGAAATACTGCTGGTTTAAATGCAACAATGATAGGGGACTATTTGGGCGAAAGAGATGAGTTTCCTCTCAAAGTTATGCATGCATATGTCGATGCACTAAATTTTGAAGGTATGGACTTTGGGGAAGCCATTAGGTATTACTTGCGAGGTTTCAGGTTGCCTGGGGAAGCACAGAAAATTGACCGGGTAATGGAAAAGTTTGCTGAACGATACTGCAAATGCAACCCAAATTCCTTTACTAGTGCAGATACTGCATATGTTCTTGCTTATTCTGTCATCATGCTCAATACTGATGCTCACAATATGATGGTCAAGGATAAG ATGTCTAAATCTGATTTCATCCGAAATAACCGAGGAATTGATGATGGGAAGGATTTGCCTGAATCTTATCTGAGTACATTGTATGACCAAATTGTCAAAAATGAGATCAAAATGAGTGCTGATTCATCAGTTCCACAAAACAAGCAACCTAGTAGTGTAATGAAACTCTTGGGCTTAGACAATATTATAAACCTTGTCAACTGGAAACAAGCTGAAGACAAGGCACTTGGAGCAAATGACTTGCTCATCAAGAACATACATGAGAAATTCAAAGCAAAGAGTGGGAAATCAGA ATCTATATTTTATGTTATTACCGAGACAACCATTTTGCGATTCATGATGGAGGTTTGTTGGGCCCCTATGATGGCTGCATTCAGCATGACACTTGACCAGTGTGATGATAAGGCTGCCACGTCGCAGTGTTTGCAGGGATTCAGATCTGCAGTGCACGTCACCTCTGTAATGTGCATGCAGACACAAAGAGATGCCTTTGTGACATCTGTAGCCAAGTTCACATATCTTCATTGTGTTGCGGACATGAAACAAAAAAATGTGGATGCTGTGAAG GCTATAATATCCATCGCAATCGAAGATGGTGATTATTTGCAGGAAGCGTGGGAACATGTGCTAACCTGTCTTTCACGGTTTGAGCATTTACATCTTCTTGGAGAAGGATCACCTACTGATGCTTCATTTTTGACGGTTCCTCTGGTTGAGTCAGAAGAAAAAACACAGAAATCAAGTACAACTACAGCTTCAAAGCGAACTAATGCTCTTCAGAATCCAGCTGTAATGGCTGCTGTTAGAGGCGGTTCTTATGACAGCATAACAGCAAAAAACAATGCCTCTCCGTTAGTTACTCCTGATCAGATTAATAATTTTATATCAAACATAAATCTGTTAGACCAGATTGGCATTTTTGAGTTGAATCATATATTTGCTCATAGCCAAAGATTGAATAGTAATGCAATTGTTGCTTTTGTGGAAGCTCTTTGCAAGGTCTCAATCACAGAGCTACAGTCACCTACTGATCCTCGTATTTTCTGTCTAACAAAGATAGTGGAGATTGC GCATTACAATATGAATCGCATACGTTTGGTGTGGTCTCGTATCTGGAAAGTTCTATCAGACTTCTTTGTGTCGGTCGGATTGTCAGAAAATCTTTCTGTTGCAATATTTGTTATGGACTCTTTGAGGCAGCTAGCTATGAAATTTCTCGAAAGAGAGGAGCTGGCCAACTATAATTTCCAGAATGAATTCCTGCAACCTTTTGCGGTTGTTATGCAGAAGAGCAATGCTTCAGAAGTACGAGAACTCGTAGTTCGGTGTGTCTCCCAAATGGTTTTAAGTCGTGTTAACAATATAAAATCTGGATGGAAAAGTGTTTTCACG GTTTTTACTGCAGCTGCTGCTGATGATCGGAAAAGTATTGTTCTGTTAGCATTTGAAACTATGGAAAAGATTGTTCGGGACTATTTTCCGTACATAACTGAGACTGAAACCACAACATTTACTGATTGTGTTAAATGTCTTATTACATTCACAAGTAGTAAATTTAGCAGTGATGCTAGTCTCAATGCTATTGCATTTCTTCGGTTCTGTGCTGTGAAACTTGCCGAGGAAGGATTTGTTTGTCATGACAAGGATACTGATCAGCAATCAAATAATTTAGATTCTTCAGATGGGAATGCTGTAGCGCACAAGGATGATCATGTTTACTTCTGGGTTCCATTGCTTGCTG GTCTAGCTAGATTGACAGCTGACACGCGGCCAACTATCAGAAAAGGTGCAGTAGAAGTACTCTTTGATATTCTGAAGGATCATGGGCAACTTTTCTCGCAGTCCTTCTGGACCAATATCTTTGAATCTGTTGTTTATCCTCTCTTTAACGGTGAAATCAGTACACCAAACAGCCAGAGTGATAGCACCGAGGACAATTCTTGGAATTTTGAAACTAAAACAGTGGCTGTGAAATGTCTAGTGGATTTGTATGTTACATTTTTTGACGTGATGCGGCCAGAACTCATTAGAGTCACTTCTGTGGTTACCAGTTTTATCAAAAGCCCTTCTAGACAATCTGCTAGCATAGGCATGTCCGTTTTTCAGCGTTTAACAGAAGGACTTGCAAGCAAACTCTCCAAGGACGAATGGAAAGAGATCTTGTTATGCTTTAAAGAATCAGCAGCGCAGACATTTGTTGTTTTCGAGAAAATAGTTAAGATGATGAAAGATATTGAAATTCCAGAAAAAAATGAGTCTTACTCTGAAGCAGAGCAATATTCAGAGCATGACATATacaatgaagatgaagaggaagctAATATGGAAACATCATCTTATGCTATCGTCAAGATGAAAAATCATATGTCTCTGCAACTCCTAATTGTTCAG GGAATTGTAAAATTGTATGAGACACACAGGAGATCCTTTTGTGCTGAGCATATGGGCATAATGTTGGAGATGCTATCAACCATTACATCCCATGCCAGTGAAGTGAGCTCTGAATCTGCTTTGCTCACCAAATTCCACAAATCATGCTCTCTTCTGGAGGTACCTGAGCCTGCAGTCATCCACTTCGAGAATGAGTCTTACCAGAGCTACCTCAAAATCCTGCAAGCTTTGCTTCACGACAACCCATCTTTGTCACGAGACATGAACATTGAGTCACAAATTATGCTTGTCTCTGAGAAAATACTGCGAACGTATCTGAACTGTGCAGGTCATGAACCATCTAAGGATGCTTCTGGTAGAGACCTGGTTGTACACTGGGCGCTACCTTTGGGCGCTGCTAAGAAAGAGGAACTGTCTGCTAGAACCTCAGTGGTCCTTCATGTAATGCGGTTATTGGGTGGCCTAGAGAGGGAATGCTTTAGGAGAAATCTGCCCCTCCTTTTCCCCTTATTAGCTAATCTCATTCGCTGTGAGCATAGCTCTGGAGAGGTTCAAGTTGCACTGTATGGTATCTTTCAGTCGTCAATAGGCCCTATAATATCGGTATAG